From the genome of Pelmatolapia mariae isolate MD_Pm_ZW linkage group LG12, Pm_UMD_F_2, whole genome shotgun sequence, one region includes:
- the LOC134638434 gene encoding E3 SUMO-protein ligase PIAS2, giving the protein MNLQQPAPLIPPVHPDVQMKPLPFYDVLDVLIKPSSLGASTAQRYHQEKYFIFALTPQQVREVCISRDFLPGGRRDYMVQIQLRFCLSETSCPQEDNYPNSLCIKVNGKLFPLPGYAPPPKNGVEQKRPGRPLNITSLVRLSSAVPNQISVTWAPEIGKTYSMSVYLVRQLTSPLLLQRLRMKGIRNPDHSRALIKEKLTADPDSEIATTSLRVSLMCPLGKMRLTVPCRAVTCSHLQCFDAALYLQMNEKKPTWICPVCDKKAAYESLIIDGLFLEILNDCSDVDEIKFQEDGTWCPMRPKKEAVKIPTQSVPKVDTSAPLRQPSVAPHSTEPSYTKRADVIDLTIESSSSDDEEDKDPPPKKRCIYISKNEEMHAKGVLSYQPTVRVPNVQALDPSYLNSTLADYAVPFHPSALASIPTDMQSLDLFSLIQTDPQHYPPQMFLDNLTSSIQNAAAATSSSALVSSSSSHYDAISHAASSFHDTRVLTGGGGGTGGGADGGISDIISLD; this is encoded by the exons ATGAATCTCCAGCAGCCAGCCCCTCTCATCCCCCCTGTCCACCCTGATGTGCAGATGAAGCCTCTTCCCTTCTACGATGTGCTGGATGTTCTGATCAAACCTTCAAGTCTAG GAGCGAGTACAGCACAGAGGTACCACCAGGAAAAATATTTTATCTTTGCGTTGACGCCACAACAAGTTAGAGAAGTGTGCATCTCACG AGACTTTCTACCAGGTGGGAGGAGAGACTATATGGTTCAGATTCAGCTGAG gtTTTGTTTATCAGAGACGAGCTGCCCTCAGGAGGACAATTACCCCAACAGTCTTTGCATAAAGGTCAATGGAAAACTGTTTCCTTTGCCA GGCTACGCACCGCCACCAAAAAATGGCGTGGAACAGAAGAGACCAGGAAGACCACTCAACATTACCTCCCTTGTTAGACTCTCATCTGCAGTACCCAATCAGATTTCAGTGACATGGGCACCTGAAATTGGAAAG ACCTACTCCATGTCTGTGTACTTGGTGAGGCAGTTGACGTCTCCCCTGCTCCTGCAGAGACTGAGGATGAAGGGCATCAGGAACCCAGACCACTCCAGAGCACTGA TCAAAGAGAAGCTGACAGCAGATCCAGACAGTGAGATTGCTACAACAAGCCTTCGAGTGTCTCTTATGTGCCCG CTGGGTAAGATGCGACTGACAGTTCCATGCAGGGCTGTGACGTGCTCCcatttgcagtgttttgatgCTGCCCTCTACCTGCAGATGAATGAGAAGAAACCCACCTGGATCTGTCCTGTGTGTGACAAGAAGGCTGCATATGAGAGCCTCATCATTGATGG TTTGTTCTTGGAGATCCTGAACGACTGCTCGGACGTGGATGAAATCAAGTTCCAGGAGGATGGGACGTGGTGTCCAATGAGACCAAAGAAAGAAGCTGTAAAGATCCCCACTCAGTCCGTTCCAAAGGTGGACA CCTCGGCTCCTTTGCGTCAACCATCGGTGGCCCCTCATTCTACTGAGCCCAGCTACACCAAGAGGGCGGATGTGATTGATCTGACTATAGAAAGCTCTTCTTCTGATGATGAAGAGGACAAAGACCCTCCACCCAAGAAACGCTGCATTTACATTTCCAAGAATGAGGAGATGCATGCAAAGGG AGTGTTGAGCTACCAGCCCACTGTGCGAGTGCCAAACGTCCAGGCCCTGGACCCGTCATATCTGAACTCTACACTGGCCGACTATGCAGTCCCCTTCCATCCTTCTGCCTTGGCCTCCATCCCCACAGATATGCAGA GTCTGGATCTGTTTTCCTTAATTCAAACTGATCCACAG CATTACCCGCCTCAGATGTTCTTGGATAACCTGACGAGCAGcatacaaaatgcagctgcagcaaccagcagctcagcctTGGTTTCCTCGTCCAGCAGCCACTATGACGCCATCAGCCATGCTGCCAGCTCCTTCCATGACACTAGGGTCCTCacaggagggggggggggcacggGAGGAGGGGCTGACGGCGGCATATCGGATATCATTTCACTCGATTGA